A region from the Actinoplanes sp. OR16 genome encodes:
- a CDS encoding DMT family transporter yields MKPQTVGLLAAVTSAATFGTSGAFIKPLLESGWSPAAAVTARALIAGLLLLPFVLVSLRGRWDALWRGRWRILGMGVIAVAFTQLSYFAAISRIPVSTALLVEYLAPLLLVLWVWATTRRTPRPAVLIGSALAVGGLVLVIGPGALQAVDPAGIMLAFAAAIGCAVYFVVAARPADGLPPVALAGVGLLLGGAVLGLTGLAGIVPMTVTFGDVTMLGTVAPWYVPLAVVAVFATAIAYATGIFGSSLLGSRLASFVGLLEVVFASIFAWLVVHESLTPLQMVGGALILAGIASIPAEPSAPAATEPSPEPAAEARSAPVLAD; encoded by the coding sequence ATGAAGCCGCAGACCGTGGGACTCCTCGCCGCCGTCACGTCGGCCGCCACCTTCGGCACATCCGGCGCCTTCATCAAACCCCTGCTCGAATCCGGATGGTCGCCGGCGGCCGCGGTCACCGCCCGCGCGCTGATCGCCGGGCTCCTGCTGCTGCCGTTCGTCCTGGTGTCGCTGCGCGGGCGCTGGGACGCGCTGTGGCGTGGCCGCTGGCGGATCCTCGGCATGGGTGTCATCGCCGTGGCGTTCACCCAGCTCTCCTACTTCGCGGCGATCAGCCGGATCCCGGTGTCGACGGCGCTGCTGGTGGAATACCTGGCACCTCTGCTGCTGGTCCTCTGGGTCTGGGCGACCACCCGGCGGACGCCACGGCCGGCCGTGCTGATCGGATCGGCGCTGGCCGTCGGCGGGCTCGTGCTGGTGATCGGGCCGGGCGCGCTGCAGGCCGTCGACCCGGCCGGCATCATGCTGGCGTTCGCCGCCGCGATCGGCTGCGCCGTCTACTTCGTCGTGGCGGCCCGTCCCGCCGACGGCCTGCCGCCGGTGGCGCTCGCCGGTGTCGGGCTGCTGCTCGGCGGCGCGGTGCTCGGCCTCACCGGGCTGGCCGGGATCGTGCCGATGACTGTCACGTTCGGAGACGTGACGATGCTCGGGACGGTCGCTCCCTGGTATGTGCCGCTCGCCGTCGTGGCCGTCTTCGCCACGGCCATCGCGTACGCCACCGGCATCTTCGGGTCCAGCCTCCTCGGCTCCCGGCTCGCCTCCTTCGTCGGCCTGCTCGAAGTGGTGTTCGCGTCGATCTTCGCCTGGCTGGTCGTCCACGAGTCGCTGACGCCGCTGCAGATGGTCGGTGGCGCGCTGATCCTGGCCGGCATCGCCTCCATCCCGGCCGAGCCGTCAGCGCCCGCCGCGACCGAGCCCTCGCCGGAGCCCGCGGCCGAGGCTCGATCCGCGCCGGTCCTCGCCGACTGA
- a CDS encoding YbdK family carboxylate-amine ligase produces MTSMITAGSAARRAGPRALTVGVEEEFLLVDPVTGRNLPVGDQVRDALPAEVRANSRSEFRPSMIELVTGVCTDVEDVRGQLVAARFATAGVARSADARLVAIGATPVAEADRGIPAVPRFQAITDRFGPVARDPAVCGQHVHVGVDDRDLAVRVCDWLRPWLPVIHALTGNSPLFEGADTGYASWRSAQLLRWPGMGPTPHFGSAREYDRTVADLIATGAALDQGMIFWYARLSPTYPTVEVRVGDACTDVDDAVLVTALIRAAVATAIAEIESGTPAIPLPRQEEQQQEEEQRPDEQQPGELRQPGEQHQPGELRRPGDLRDSVVAAAHWRAARDGCSGDLADLRTARLRPAWQLIGDLFTTVEPALRASGDLDLVTAGLDRVRRTGDGATRQRAILASTGDIRAVLATLAAWTCAA; encoded by the coding sequence ATGACTTCGATGATCACCGCCGGTTCCGCTGCGCGCCGGGCCGGTCCGCGGGCGCTCACGGTCGGCGTCGAGGAGGAGTTCCTGCTGGTCGATCCGGTCACCGGCCGGAATCTCCCGGTGGGCGATCAGGTGCGGGATGCTCTTCCCGCGGAGGTACGGGCGAACAGCCGCTCCGAGTTCCGCCCCAGCATGATCGAGCTCGTCACCGGGGTCTGTACCGACGTGGAGGACGTCCGCGGGCAGCTCGTCGCCGCCCGGTTCGCCACCGCCGGCGTCGCCCGCTCGGCAGACGCCCGGCTCGTGGCGATCGGGGCCACGCCGGTCGCCGAGGCGGACCGCGGCATCCCGGCGGTTCCCCGCTTCCAGGCCATCACCGACCGGTTCGGGCCGGTGGCCCGGGACCCGGCGGTGTGCGGGCAGCACGTGCACGTCGGGGTCGACGACCGGGATCTCGCCGTCCGCGTCTGCGACTGGCTGCGCCCGTGGCTGCCGGTCATCCACGCGCTGACCGGCAACTCGCCGCTCTTCGAGGGTGCCGACACCGGGTACGCCAGCTGGCGGTCGGCGCAGCTGCTGCGCTGGCCCGGGATGGGGCCGACCCCGCATTTCGGCAGCGCCCGGGAGTACGACCGGACCGTGGCCGACCTGATCGCGACCGGCGCCGCGCTCGATCAAGGCATGATCTTCTGGTACGCCCGGCTCTCGCCCACCTATCCGACCGTCGAGGTCCGCGTCGGCGACGCCTGCACCGACGTGGACGACGCCGTCCTGGTCACGGCGCTGATCCGGGCGGCCGTCGCCACCGCGATCGCCGAGATCGAATCCGGTACGCCGGCCATCCCGCTGCCGCGGCAGGAGGAACAGCAGCAGGAGGAGGAACAACGGCCCGACGAGCAGCAGCCCGGAGAACTGCGGCAGCCCGGAGAACAGCATCAGCCCGGAGAACTGCGGCGGCCCGGCGACCTGCGGGACAGCGTCGTCGCGGCCGCGCACTGGCGGGCCGCCCGGGACGGCTGCTCCGGCGACCTCGCCGACCTGCGGACCGCCCGCCTGCGCCCGGCCTGGCAACTCATCGGCGACCTGTTCACCACTGTGGAGCCGGCCCTGCGCGCGAGCGGCGACCTCGACCTGGTCACGGCCGGCCTGGACCGGGTCCGCCGGACCGGGGACGGCGCCACCCGGCAGCGCGCGATCCTGGCGAGCACCGGCGACATCCGCGCGGTCCTCGCCACGCTGGCCGCCTGGACGTGCGCCGCGTGA
- a CDS encoding SUKH-4 family immunity protein, with protein sequence MPTDALPQPPEFEAVETWAGAGRVIRAGEPELASWQLPAQQKAALVTSGVPIIDGLVDVVSFQVKPTMYQLAQAGGQDRIFGAATATGAVVEHSTEAGMRFVNSSIVHWLWSLHLVGSWVAGSAALARWDESPEAEEQTFAEIAALLEQIRELDPPAVGDGSHDDHFWPAVLDRWLY encoded by the coding sequence GTGCCTACCGATGCTCTCCCCCAGCCTCCGGAATTCGAAGCAGTCGAGACGTGGGCGGGCGCCGGGCGGGTGATACGCGCCGGCGAACCGGAACTTGCCTCCTGGCAACTGCCAGCACAGCAGAAGGCAGCACTCGTCACGAGCGGCGTGCCGATCATCGACGGTCTCGTCGATGTCGTGTCGTTCCAGGTCAAACCGACGATGTACCAGCTGGCGCAGGCCGGCGGCCAGGACCGCATCTTCGGGGCCGCGACGGCGACCGGCGCGGTCGTCGAGCATTCCACCGAAGCGGGGATGCGGTTCGTCAACTCGTCGATTGTGCATTGGCTGTGGTCGCTGCATCTGGTGGGCAGCTGGGTGGCCGGTTCAGCCGCCCTGGCGCGGTGGGACGAGTCGCCGGAGGCCGAGGAGCAGACGTTCGCGGAAATCGCGGCGCTGCTCGAGCAGATCCGTGAGCTGGACCCGCCGGCCGTCGGCGACGGGTCCCACGACGACCATTTCTGGCCGGCTGTCCTGGATCGATGGCTGTATTAG
- a CDS encoding CGNR zinc finger domain-containing protein produces the protein MLFAPDTEEALEFAVALANTVPGASRSGEDELSTVEQLERLMSGFVFSGRFDRDEAELRAVRAARDRLREVWTLDQEAAVEAVNRMLREAKALPYLTRHDGLDWHIHATEPDAPLAERFRVEAALALIDVIRTGETNRLRVCGADDCTGIFIDLSKNGSKRFCSVRCGNRVNMVAFRARKAH, from the coding sequence TTGCTTTTCGCCCCTGACACGGAGGAGGCGCTGGAGTTCGCCGTGGCACTCGCGAACACGGTGCCCGGCGCGTCCCGTTCCGGCGAGGACGAGCTCTCCACCGTGGAGCAACTGGAACGATTGATGAGCGGCTTCGTCTTCTCCGGCCGCTTCGATCGCGACGAGGCCGAGCTGCGGGCTGTCCGCGCGGCCCGTGACCGGCTACGGGAGGTGTGGACGCTGGACCAGGAGGCGGCCGTCGAGGCGGTCAACCGGATGCTCCGGGAGGCGAAGGCGCTGCCCTATCTGACCCGTCACGACGGCTTGGACTGGCACATCCACGCCACCGAACCGGACGCGCCCCTCGCCGAGCGGTTCCGGGTGGAGGCGGCGCTCGCGCTGATCGACGTGATCCGCACCGGTGAGACGAACCGCCTCCGGGTCTGCGGCGCCGACGACTGCACCGGCATCTTCATCGACCTGTCGAAGAACGGCTCGAAGCGGTTCTGCAGCGTGCGCTGCGGCAACCGGGTGAACATGGTGGCCTTCCGGGCGCGCAAGGCTCACTGA
- a CDS encoding endonuclease/exonuclease/phosphatase family protein, translated as MLITTVNAWGGALADELLAWLPASGADVVCLQEVTRTPGLAGWTRFADGERSLPQRAGLFDDVRAVLPRHQGIFLASDSGPVHDDAGGRYRQDFGVATFVSERLPVTGVDSAFVHGSFTDHEEWTIADRPRAALAVRVADRGGGRAVWVAHVHGLRDPAGKGDTPSRKRQATVLADLVTRIRGPRDLVVLGGDLNLLPGSETFAILAAAGLTDLVGDAGTRTSHYPKPVRHASYLLVSDVSAVKDFTILATPEVSDHRALVLEI; from the coding sequence GTGCTGATCACGACTGTCAACGCGTGGGGTGGGGCGCTCGCGGACGAGCTGCTCGCCTGGCTGCCGGCGAGCGGGGCCGACGTCGTCTGCCTGCAGGAGGTGACCCGGACGCCGGGGCTGGCCGGGTGGACCCGGTTCGCCGACGGGGAACGGTCGCTGCCGCAGCGGGCCGGCCTCTTCGACGACGTCCGCGCTGTGCTCCCCCGCCACCAGGGGATCTTCCTGGCCTCCGATTCGGGGCCGGTGCACGACGACGCGGGCGGGCGGTACCGGCAGGACTTCGGGGTCGCCACGTTCGTCAGCGAGCGGCTGCCGGTCACCGGTGTGGACTCGGCCTTCGTGCACGGCTCGTTCACCGACCACGAGGAGTGGACGATCGCCGACCGTCCCCGTGCGGCCCTCGCGGTCCGGGTGGCGGATCGCGGCGGTGGCCGGGCCGTCTGGGTGGCGCACGTCCACGGCCTGCGCGACCCGGCCGGCAAGGGCGACACCCCGTCCCGTAAGCGCCAGGCCACCGTGCTCGCCGACCTGGTGACCCGGATCCGCGGCCCGCGCGACCTGGTCGTACTCGGCGGCGACCTCAACCTGCTGCCGGGCAGCGAGACCTTCGCGATCCTGGCCGCGGCGGGACTCACCGACCTGGTGGGCGACGCCGGCACCCGCACGTCGCACTATCCCAAGCCGGTGCGGCACGCGAGTTATCTGCTCGTCTCCGACGTGTCGGCGGTGAAGGACTTCACGATCCTGGCGACGCCCGAGGTCTCCGACCACCGGGCCCTCGTTCTCGAAATCTGA
- a CDS encoding dihydroxyacetone kinase subunit DhaK, producing the protein MKKFVNDPKSFVPEMLEGIALANPGTLRYVPAYNLIMRADAPSADKVSIVQGSGSGHEPAHVMAVGRGMLDAACPGDVFAAPPMDYVYETAKLLSSPQGVLLLVNNYTGDRMAFDMGREMAEADGVRCEILTINDDVAVQDSLYTVGRRGVAGNFFVIKTVGAASEQGAGMDELLRIGRHVNDVTRTMGVALTACTPPAKGSPLFELGAEEMEFGVGIHGEPGRERRPLASADAIVDDLLDAIVPDLPYRSGDRVALMINGLGGTPVSELYLLYRQAHRRLADRGITIGRSYVNEYCTSLDMAGASITLVRLDDEIETLLAAPAEAAIRVF; encoded by the coding sequence GTGAAGAAGTTCGTGAACGATCCGAAGAGTTTCGTCCCGGAGATGCTGGAGGGCATCGCCCTCGCCAATCCCGGAACCCTCCGGTACGTCCCGGCCTACAACCTGATCATGCGGGCGGACGCGCCGTCGGCGGACAAGGTGTCGATAGTGCAGGGCTCCGGCTCCGGGCACGAGCCCGCGCACGTCATGGCGGTCGGGCGGGGGATGCTCGACGCGGCCTGCCCCGGCGACGTCTTCGCCGCGCCACCGATGGACTACGTCTACGAGACCGCGAAGCTGCTCTCCTCACCGCAGGGGGTGCTGCTGCTGGTGAACAACTACACCGGCGACCGGATGGCGTTCGACATGGGCAGGGAGATGGCCGAGGCGGACGGCGTGCGCTGCGAGATCCTCACGATCAACGACGACGTGGCGGTGCAGGACTCGCTCTACACGGTCGGCCGGCGCGGCGTGGCCGGCAACTTCTTCGTCATCAAGACGGTGGGCGCGGCCTCCGAGCAGGGCGCCGGGATGGACGAGCTGCTCCGGATCGGGCGGCACGTCAACGACGTCACCCGGACCATGGGAGTGGCGCTGACCGCCTGCACGCCTCCGGCGAAGGGCTCCCCGCTGTTCGAGCTGGGCGCCGAGGAGATGGAGTTCGGCGTCGGCATCCACGGTGAGCCGGGCCGGGAGCGGCGGCCTCTCGCATCGGCGGACGCCATCGTCGACGACCTGCTCGACGCGATCGTCCCGGACCTGCCCTACCGGTCCGGTGACCGGGTCGCTTTGATGATCAACGGGCTCGGTGGTACGCCGGTCAGCGAGCTCTACCTCCTCTACCGCCAGGCGCATCGCCGTCTCGCCGACCGGGGCATCACGATCGGGCGCTCGTACGTCAACGAGTACTGCACGTCGCTCGACATGGCCGGCGCGTCGATCACCCTGGTCCGCCTGGACGACGAGATCGAGACGCTGCTGGCCGCACCGGCCGAGGCTGCCATCAGGGTCTTCTGA
- the dhaL gene encoding dihydroxyacetone kinase subunit DhaL — protein sequence MSITETELVVRTIAETAIANERYFGDLDSVVGDGDFGYSLARGFERLLDGWEDLDRSSDGAFLKRTGMVLASRIGGTSGPIWGTAFLRAGGAAEKGVVAMLRAAAEGIKARGQSDVGDKTLLDALVPLTDRLETELAGGATAAEAIRAAAGTAREAAGATVGMVAKRGRASYTGERSRGSADAGAVAVAVLAESVSETWQSRGVAS from the coding sequence ATGAGCATCACCGAGACCGAACTGGTGGTCCGGACGATCGCCGAGACCGCGATCGCGAACGAGAGGTACTTCGGCGACCTGGATTCGGTCGTCGGCGACGGCGATTTCGGCTACTCGCTGGCCCGCGGTTTCGAGAGACTCCTCGACGGCTGGGAGGACCTGGACCGGTCGAGCGACGGCGCGTTCCTCAAACGCACCGGAATGGTGCTCGCCTCCCGGATCGGCGGCACGTCCGGCCCGATCTGGGGAACCGCGTTCCTGCGGGCCGGCGGCGCGGCGGAGAAAGGCGTCGTCGCCATGCTGCGCGCCGCCGCCGAGGGCATCAAGGCGCGCGGGCAATCCGATGTCGGCGACAAGACGCTGCTGGATGCGCTCGTGCCACTCACCGATCGCCTGGAAACGGAGCTGGCCGGCGGGGCGACGGCGGCGGAGGCGATCCGGGCGGCGGCCGGAACCGCGCGGGAAGCGGCCGGCGCCACCGTCGGAATGGTCGCGAAACGGGGGCGCGCGTCCTATACGGGCGAGCGCAGCAGAGGTTCGGCCGATGCCGGCGCCGTAGCGGTCGCCGTGCTCGCCGAAAGCGTCAGCGAGACCTGGCAGAGTCGAGGAGTGGCGTCGTGA